A DNA window from Rhipicephalus sanguineus isolate Rsan-2018 chromosome 8, BIME_Rsan_1.4, whole genome shotgun sequence contains the following coding sequences:
- the LOC125759617 gene encoding uncharacterized protein LOC125759617: MASVARIVRRVDEWLRCAVLVNFVISALVVCIMAYAAVSTHISAHKLLATAAYSTLTCLLIADASLSAGDIKAQALKLKSVLDSASLIGLPSTVTCQVEIFSMTIDEKQLCFTGHGFLTVDRPMLTTFIGLVMTYSLIVVQTGRRSETPKCQH; encoded by the exons ATGGCGTCCGTGGCCCGGATCGTTCGCAGGGTGGACGAATGGCTGCGCTGCGCCGTGCTGGTCAACTTCGTCATCTCGGCGCTCGTGGTGTGCATCATGGCGTACGCCGCGGTCAGTACGCACATCAGCGCACACAAGCTGTTGGCCACGGCAGCGTACTCGACCCTGACGTGCCTCTTGATCGCCGATGCCTCCCTGTCAGCCGGCGACATTAAAGCGCAGGCGCTGAAGCTCAAGTCCGTGCTCGACTCGGCATCCCTGATCGGCCTTCCTTCCACGGTTACCtgccag GTGGAGATTTTCAGCATGACCATCGACGAGAAGCAGCTCTGCTTCACTGGCCACGGTTTCCTCACTGTAGACAGGCCTATGCTCACCACG TTCATTGGCCTGGTGATGACGTACTCGCTCATCGTAGTCCAGACCGGCCGCAGGTCTGAGACACCCAAATGTCAGCATTAG